The Marinilongibacter aquaticus genome has a window encoding:
- a CDS encoding DUF3089 domain-containing protein has translation MQSFFAKAQKSPLIERSFEAGVEPERPDYSMEKYWASLPTIRDFADSVPVFSPAIEGQETAQVDVFFVHPTIYTGSPKGEFLWNADVNDADLNLAVDQSTMLNQASAFNGACKVYAPRYRQAHYSAFVSEDTSSARKALDLAYTDVRAAFEFYMAHYNKGRPLVIASHSQGTVHAIRLLKEFFDGKALQNQLVEAYLVGMPVKPDEFEHILPSTAAAACGGFVTWNTFAKGYYPDYYEDGLDEAVCTNPITWTTDETYGSRFDNHGTIGRKFKYYEKVVDAQVHEGLLWIKKPHIVGRLLLRNKIWHIADINFYWMSIRENVVLRINSFSSQANSNER, from the coding sequence ATGCAGAGTTTTTTTGCGAAAGCTCAAAAAAGTCCTTTAATCGAACGTTCATTCGAAGCAGGAGTCGAACCTGAACGGCCCGATTACAGTATGGAAAAGTATTGGGCCTCTCTGCCGACAATCCGAGATTTTGCCGATTCTGTGCCTGTATTTTCTCCAGCGATCGAGGGCCAAGAAACAGCTCAAGTGGATGTCTTTTTTGTGCACCCTACAATTTATACAGGAAGCCCGAAAGGCGAATTTCTTTGGAATGCCGATGTCAATGATGCGGATTTGAATTTGGCCGTGGACCAAAGCACCATGCTCAATCAAGCCTCGGCTTTTAATGGGGCCTGCAAGGTGTATGCTCCGCGGTACAGGCAGGCACATTATTCGGCTTTCGTGAGTGAGGACACGTCGAGTGCCCGAAAAGCTTTGGATTTGGCCTATACCGATGTACGGGCTGCCTTTGAATTTTATATGGCCCATTACAATAAAGGACGTCCTCTGGTCATTGCCAGCCATTCTCAGGGCACGGTACATGCCATTCGTCTTTTGAAAGAATTTTTCGACGGAAAGGCTTTGCAAAACCAATTGGTCGAGGCTTATTTGGTGGGCATGCCGGTAAAGCCAGATGAATTTGAGCACATCTTGCCCAGTACTGCCGCCGCAGCTTGCGGAGGCTTCGTGACTTGGAATACCTTTGCCAAAGGGTATTACCCCGATTACTATGAAGATGGTTTGGACGAAGCGGTGTGTACGAATCCGATTACTTGGACCACAGACGAGACTTATGGGAGCCGATTTGACAACCACGGAACAATTGGGCGGAAATTCAAATATTACGAAAAAGTGGTGGATGCCCAGGTGCACGAGGGCTTGCTCTGGATTAAGAAACCGCACATTGTTGGGCGGCTATTGTTACGAAATAAAATTTGGCACATAGCCGATATCAATTTTTATTGGATGAGCATTCGAGAAAATGTAGTTTTGCGAATAAACTCTTTCTCTTCACAAGCGAATTCCAATGAACGATAA
- a CDS encoding winged helix-turn-helix transcriptional regulator yields MELNCENEVYEIDGKRFPCCTSITMGYIGGKWKMVILYHLKDGARRYNALKKAMPLVTERTLSLQLKALEEDGIISRKVYVEKPPMKVEYQLTDFGEGLIPLLNEIAKWGMKTAVKKAKVVSLT; encoded by the coding sequence ATGGAATTGAATTGCGAAAACGAGGTATACGAAATAGACGGGAAGCGGTTTCCCTGCTGCACCAGTATCACAATGGGCTATATTGGCGGGAAGTGGAAGATGGTGATTCTTTATCACCTGAAAGACGGAGCGAGGCGATACAATGCATTGAAAAAAGCGATGCCTTTGGTCACCGAACGGACGCTCAGCCTTCAGTTGAAAGCTTTGGAGGAAGACGGCATCATTTCGCGGAAAGTCTATGTGGAAAAGCCGCCCATGAAAGTGGAATATCAGTTGACTGACTTTGGTGAGGGTTTGATTCCGCTCTTGAACGAAATCGCCAAATGGGGGATGAAAACAGCAGTGAAAAAGGCGAAGGTTGTCTCTTTGACATAA
- a CDS encoding mannose-1-phosphate guanylyltransferase, with translation MNDNYVVIMAGGVGTRFWPFSRKSFPKQFHDVLGTGRTLIQQTADRFKGICPPENIYVVTGEEYKSLTQEQLPFLSDDQVLCEPGRRNTAPCIGYASYKIQKQNPNARIVVAPADHIILKEEEFRERIRTAIDFASANDALVTLGIAPTHPNTGYGYIQFEETDSEVKKVKTFTEKPTLEWAKMFIESGDYTWNAGIFVWSVSAITFAFSKHLPEEADAFNQAQKHFSTEKEKEALDAAYTRCRSISIDNGLMEKADNVYVVKSDIGWSDLGTWRSVYENSSQDENQNAVDANTMLYNTKNCVIKAPKDKLVVINGLEGFVVSEFDNVLMICKMEDEQSVKQFVKDAEAKGEKYV, from the coding sequence ATGAACGATAATTATGTAGTGATTATGGCTGGCGGTGTAGGTACCCGCTTCTGGCCTTTTAGTCGAAAATCCTTTCCCAAGCAATTTCACGATGTCCTCGGTACTGGGCGTACTTTGATCCAGCAAACGGCAGACCGTTTCAAAGGCATCTGTCCACCCGAAAACATTTACGTGGTGACTGGCGAAGAGTACAAAAGCTTGACACAAGAGCAGTTGCCGTTTTTGAGCGACGATCAGGTCTTGTGTGAGCCGGGCAGACGAAATACAGCCCCATGTATTGGCTATGCCAGTTATAAAATTCAAAAGCAGAATCCGAATGCACGCATTGTAGTGGCCCCTGCCGATCATATTATCTTGAAAGAAGAGGAGTTCAGGGAGCGTATTCGTACCGCCATCGACTTTGCTTCTGCGAACGACGCCTTGGTGACTTTGGGTATCGCCCCCACTCATCCGAATACAGGTTACGGTTATATTCAGTTCGAAGAAACCGACAGCGAAGTGAAAAAAGTGAAGACTTTTACAGAAAAACCGACATTGGAGTGGGCCAAGATGTTTATCGAAAGTGGCGATTACACTTGGAACGCGGGTATTTTTGTCTGGTCTGTATCGGCAATCACCTTTGCTTTCTCCAAACACCTTCCCGAGGAAGCCGATGCTTTTAATCAAGCTCAGAAACACTTTTCTACCGAAAAAGAAAAAGAAGCATTGGATGCTGCGTATACACGTTGCCGATCCATTTCGATTGACAACGGATTGATGGAAAAGGCCGACAATGTGTACGTGGTTAAAAGCGATATCGGTTGGTCTGATTTGGGTACTTGGCGTTCGGTATACGAAAATTCGAGCCAAGACGAAAATCAAAATGCGGTGGATGCCAATACCATGCTGTACAACACCAAAAACTGCGTAATCAAAGCTCCGAAAGATAAGCTTGTGGTTATCAATGGTTTGGAAGGTTTTGTGGTGTCCGAATTCGACAACGTGCTGATGATCTGCAAAATGGAAGACGAGCAGAGCGTGAAGCAGTTTGTAAAAGATGCCGAAGCCAAAGGGGAGAAGTACGTTTAG
- a CDS encoding TonB-dependent receptor domain-containing protein — MKKKYIRKKTIALFACFLVSLNIALGQSKISGTITDSGTKEPLIGVSVQIKNKILGTITDEKGHFELVTTTPIPFTTVISYVGYETQEIEITSSSSEINISLNEQSILGQEVVVAASRVEESVMKSPVAVEKMDIRQIQQSANASFYTSLGNLKGVDMTTQGLLFKSVNMRGFGSTGNVRTVQLIDGMDNSAPGLNFPIDNIVGIPDLDLESVEVLPGAASALYGPNAVNGLVLMNSKSPFLYQGLSANLKTGVMTASNRDKVTTPFYDVAVRYAKAFNNKVAFKVNLSYIGAQDWQATDPTNLNVGGKQDGTRGLGVNPDYDGMNYYGDEAQINMQGVAAGLVDAGLLPAQAAALVPNTIISRTGWAERDLVDYGTKSFKANFALHYRINEKIEAIGQFNYGFGTTVYTGTGRYSLRNFNLSQTKLELRGDNFTLRGYTTQENSGQSYLAGLAAISMLDDWKSHANWFGEYVGAFVQARSGGMAEDQAHAAARAFADTGMPQPGSSEFKTLLNKYRNLGIADGGGRFLDKTDMYHLDFIYNFKNEIKFVDLQAGANYRHYSLKSNGTLFADQEEGRNGVIPINEYGAFVQAGKALFADHLKLTGSVRYDKNQNFDGFITPRVSAVGSFGDQNIRLSYQTGYRIPTTQNQYIDLKTPNGVLIGGLPEFDSRYDLSSGILRQNLSEANIINTIASNPQIVQNATNYVTGIVNSITEGVTAYVMSQVQAGQIPNDPAIIQAAIAAGVNQKFTETFGVGIDQVQGVVSNLVPAFALAALPKYQNPGFSPEKIQSYEVGYKGLIARKLFVDAYYYWSHYTNFTGGTIIVVPTEAAGPGLPIESGIGVGNLIGYSRVANTNKPIKVQGWAIGLDYAIKNGYGVGFNIANNELTQFTPTPEQQYAGFNTPRYRYNINFGKKIGSGDRFGFNVHFRHQEAFTWESSFVIPTTTSAPLFSNTEVKAINNIDAQVSFKFPEIKSILKVGGTNIGGKPYVQAYGSASVGSMYYISLTFDELLNK, encoded by the coding sequence ATGAAAAAGAAATATATACGTAAAAAAACAATTGCTCTTTTCGCCTGCTTTCTGGTCAGCTTAAACATCGCTCTCGGGCAAAGTAAAATTTCGGGAACGATTACTGATTCTGGGACCAAAGAGCCGCTAATCGGTGTAAGTGTACAGATCAAAAACAAGATCCTCGGCACAATTACCGATGAAAAAGGACATTTTGAACTCGTAACCACAACACCCATTCCCTTTACCACGGTGATCTCGTACGTAGGCTACGAAACACAGGAAATCGAAATCACCTCCTCAAGCTCAGAAATCAACATTTCGTTGAATGAGCAATCCATTCTCGGACAAGAAGTTGTGGTTGCGGCCTCAAGAGTAGAAGAAAGTGTAATGAAATCGCCGGTGGCCGTGGAAAAAATGGACATCCGGCAGATTCAGCAAAGTGCGAACGCTTCTTTCTATACGAGCTTGGGCAACCTGAAAGGCGTAGACATGACCACCCAAGGCCTTTTGTTCAAATCGGTGAACATGCGTGGTTTTGGCTCGACCGGAAACGTACGTACGGTTCAGCTGATCGACGGAATGGACAATTCTGCTCCGGGGCTCAATTTCCCGATTGACAACATTGTCGGCATTCCCGATTTGGATCTGGAAAGCGTAGAGGTTTTGCCTGGTGCCGCCTCTGCCCTCTATGGCCCCAATGCCGTGAACGGCTTGGTTTTGATGAATTCGAAAAGCCCGTTTTTGTACCAAGGCCTTAGTGCGAACCTGAAAACAGGAGTAATGACCGCCAGCAACCGCGACAAGGTCACAACGCCTTTCTACGATGTGGCCGTACGCTATGCCAAGGCATTCAACAATAAAGTGGCCTTCAAGGTAAACCTATCCTATATCGGAGCCCAAGACTGGCAGGCGACAGACCCTACAAATTTGAACGTAGGCGGAAAGCAAGACGGCACAAGAGGTTTGGGCGTAAACCCCGATTACGATGGAATGAACTATTACGGCGACGAAGCACAAATCAACATGCAAGGCGTAGCCGCTGGACTTGTAGATGCTGGCCTTCTGCCTGCCCAAGCCGCGGCACTTGTACCAAATACCATTATCAGCAGAACAGGCTGGGCCGAACGTGATCTCGTGGATTACGGCACAAAAAGCTTCAAAGCCAATTTTGCACTCCATTACCGTATCAATGAAAAAATAGAAGCCATTGGCCAATTCAATTATGGTTTTGGTACCACAGTTTACACCGGCACTGGGCGATATTCTTTGCGGAATTTCAACCTAAGCCAAACCAAGCTTGAATTGCGTGGAGACAACTTTACCCTGAGAGGCTACACGACCCAAGAAAATTCTGGGCAATCATATTTGGCCGGATTGGCCGCCATATCTATGCTCGACGATTGGAAATCACACGCCAATTGGTTTGGAGAATATGTTGGAGCATTTGTGCAAGCCCGCTCAGGCGGAATGGCTGAAGACCAAGCCCATGCAGCCGCAAGAGCTTTTGCCGATACAGGCATGCCTCAACCGGGAAGCAGCGAATTCAAAACCCTACTGAACAAATACAGAAACTTGGGAATTGCCGATGGCGGTGGCCGTTTCTTGGACAAAACCGACATGTACCATCTTGATTTCATTTACAATTTCAAAAACGAAATCAAATTCGTCGATTTGCAAGCCGGTGCCAATTACAGACATTACAGCCTAAAATCGAACGGAACACTCTTTGCCGATCAAGAAGAAGGCAGGAATGGAGTTATCCCGATCAACGAATACGGTGCTTTTGTGCAAGCCGGAAAAGCCCTCTTTGCCGACCACCTGAAACTCACGGGATCGGTACGTTACGACAAAAACCAAAATTTCGACGGCTTCATTACTCCACGTGTTTCCGCGGTAGGTTCGTTTGGCGACCAGAACATTCGCTTGTCGTATCAAACAGGCTACAGAATACCGACGACACAGAATCAATACATCGACTTGAAAACCCCAAACGGCGTGTTGATTGGCGGCCTGCCTGAATTCGACAGCCGCTACGATTTGTCTTCCGGAATTCTCCGTCAAAACTTGAGCGAAGCGAACATCATCAATACAATTGCCAGTAATCCTCAAATTGTACAAAATGCCACAAACTACGTAACGGGCATTGTCAACAGCATTACCGAAGGCGTAACCGCTTATGTGATGTCTCAGGTTCAGGCTGGACAAATCCCGAACGACCCTGCAATTATACAGGCGGCAATCGCAGCGGGTGTGAACCAAAAATTCACCGAAACCTTTGGCGTCGGCATCGATCAAGTACAAGGGGTTGTTTCCAATTTGGTGCCCGCATTTGCATTGGCGGCTCTGCCCAAATATCAAAACCCGGGCTTTTCGCCCGAGAAAATCCAATCTTATGAAGTGGGATACAAAGGCCTAATCGCAAGAAAACTCTTTGTTGATGCCTACTATTATTGGAGCCATTATACCAATTTTACCGGTGGTACGATCATTGTTGTACCCACCGAGGCCGCAGGGCCAGGCTTGCCCATCGAATCGGGCATTGGGGTAGGAAACCTTATCGGCTATTCGCGGGTGGCCAACACCAACAAACCGATCAAGGTGCAAGGCTGGGCCATTGGACTCGATTACGCCATCAAAAACGGGTACGGAGTGGGCTTCAATATCGCCAACAACGAACTGACTCAATTTACGCCTACGCCCGAGCAGCAATATGCGGGCTTCAACACCCCTCGCTACCGCTACAACATAAACTTTGGCAAGAAGATAGGCTCAGGCGACCGTTTTGGTTTCAATGTGCATTTTCGTCACCAAGAGGCATTTACTTGGGAGTCCTCTTTCGTGATTCCGACCACTACGAGTGCTCCGCTTTTCTCGAACACCGAAGTGAAAGCCATCAACAATATCGATGCTCAAGTGAGCTTCAAATTCCCGGAGATCAAATCCATTCTTAAAGTAGGCGGCACAAATATCGGGGGCAAACCCTACGTGCAAGCCTATGGAAGTGCCTCTGTTGGCTCGATGTATTACATCTCGTTGACTTTCGACGAATTGCTCAACAAATAA